GCTTCCCGTTATTCTAGGATGTTAGCACGAATCTGGTCAATTTGTGCATGGTGGCAGATAAGACCCTCAACAAACGCTTAAAAGCTACCAGATAGCTATTCAACAATTGCTATTACTCAAATTTTCCAGCAATCCTATACACATCAAATGTAGGCTTGATTACCATTCTCCCAGTTTTGTCTATAAAGCCAACTTTATTGTCTACCTCTACATAGGCTAATCCAGATGAAAACTCACGGGCATAGTCGTATCTAGGCTCAATGATAACTTGACCTCTGCGGTTTATATAACCCCATTTCCCATTCAATTTAAAATTAGCTAAGCCTTCGCTAAAATGCCACAAATCCTCAAATTGAGGCTTTGCAATAATATTGCCTTTATTATCAACCAATCCCCAGCGTCCCTCATAGTTTACGATAGAGCGTTTTTGGCGAAAGATACCGACTGACTTATAAATAGGTGGGACAATTGTATCCATCTTACTATTTAACCATCCTGTTCCTTTAGAGCCTCTGATTATAGAATAATTATCAGGGAAGCTTTTTAACCAAAGTCGTTTGCCTTTTAAATTATCAGATTTCTCAACTATTTCTCCTCGCTTATCAATCACCTTAGAATCCAGACTTAAGGTCAGTACATTCGCGTATTTCGACAAGAATGGATAGCAAGTATCATAAATCAACGGTATCTTGATACGCCCTTTTTTATCTATATAACCGCACTTGTCATTAATAGTTACATCCGACAATCCATTC
This DNA window, taken from Hymenobacter sp. 5317J-9, encodes the following:
- a CDS encoding WG repeat-containing protein, translated to MALLSACATEKLSVIKQGDKFGVINKKGSFVIMPKWDWLMYSCENKQLLVCQDSMYGFVDRKGSNLIKPKYKDAHMFSEGLAAVSNGQKFGFINAKGDTIIPFEYDDVFLGFSNGLSDVTINDKCGYIDKKGRIKIPLIYDTCYPFLSKYANVLTLSLDSKVIDKRGEIVEKSDNLKGKRLWLKSFPDNYSIIRGSKGTGWLNSKMDTIVPPIYKSVGIFRQKRSIVNYEGRWGLVDNKGNIIAKPQFEDLWHFSEGLANFKLNGKWGYINRRGQVIIEPRYDYAREFSSGLAYVEVDNKVGFIDKTGRMVIKPTFDVYRIAGKFE